TGGCAGAGTAATGCCAGCCTTGCTTAGCGCCTGAAAGACCGCATTGGCGAAATCGGCGCGCCCTCCACGGCGAACACCGGCGCTGCCATCATTATCCCCATCCGTATCCTTAGCAGAGACACTTGAAACAGGGCTTTGTCCAGATATTTTGGGGGTATGTAGCGCAGAAGACAAAGAAGAAATACTACTCATTGCACTTGCTCCTTAATAAGGATAGAAAATGACTAAAGCTATTTACATGTTACCAACACAGCTAGTTCCACATCTTATCCCACGCTATATACTATTCCCGAACAATAAATTGTTACTAAATGTGACTGGGTTAATTCACAACTTCACTTCATCGTTTTCGAAGGTAAAACCGGCAAATATATTGAGGCAGTAAATCCGTCACCTTCAAGGTTATTTAGCACCAACGTTCCCTGATGTGCTTCCGCAATTTTAGAAGCTATACCCAGTCCTAAGCCGCAATGCCCTTTTCCCCCGCGTGCTCCATCCAGTCTGGTAAACGGGCGCATAGCACGGGATATCAGATTTTGCGGAATACCTGCGCCTGAATCTTTTACAGTCAGAGCGATTGAGTCATGGTCCTGCGACAAATAGACAGTCACCGGTTGAGAACCGTATTCAAGTGCGTTTTCAATCAAATTTATCAAAGCGCGACGCAGCGAATTCGGGCGTACGGGAATGACAATATCGCGTTGATCATCCACAATGGAAACACCCTGACTGATATAGGGTCCTGCCACTTCCTCGACAAACAGGTACAAATTCCGAAGTTCAATATCCTCGTCATCATTACCCCGCGCATAAATCAGAAATTGTTCAGTTATACGTTCGATGTCATCAAGGTTATGTTGCATTTCACCACTACGTGTACTTTGTGCCAATTCTATTAGTAGTCGCAAACGCGTAATGGGGGTACGCAGATCATGTGCCACTCCAGCCAGCATAGTACTGCGGTCTTCTTCGTAACGCTGCAGACGATCCACCATGCGGTTGTAGCGTTGCGAAAGCAGGCGAATTTCACCGGCACCACTAATTGGTAGCATGGTTAATTCGCGAGACTCACCAACTGATTCCAAAGCTTTACCCAACTGTTTAAGTGGGCGCTGAATTTGCCATAGCAACAACATGCCCCCTCCCAGAAATACTGCGAAACCAACAATCAAGGCAGGTAACAATGGGCCAGCAGGACCAGCATCCGGTTTTCGCATGGCAATAAACATCCACTGCGGCTGATTCAATGGTGTAATCAGATTAATCCACATCCCTCTAATTGCACCTGATAGCGGAATAGATACCACTTTTCGCCCCAATTCCTTATGCAATTGCTCCTTGAGAAAAGGCAAGCGACGTGCCATTTCGGCGTCCGCCAAAGGGGGCGCCTGTGGTGGAGACTGAGACAGTTTAACGCCATTGAGGGAAGGGAGTGATGCCGCAGAACTGCTGTGCAACAATTCCTCAACCAACCGCACTTGCGTAGCAATTGAGCGGGCAAAATTACTGTTTCTCGCTTCTTCCAGATGCGTCAGAAACAAAAAATACATAGTGGCAAAACTGGCACTCAGGGCGATGAGAAAAACCATCACCAGCCGCACGTATAGTGAACCGATAAATTGCTTCATGCTGGATTTTCGCTATCTTCAGGGACAAACACATAGCCGAATCCCC
The genomic region above belongs to Sulfurirhabdus autotrophica and contains:
- a CDS encoding ATP-binding protein; its protein translation is MKQFIGSLYVRLVMVFLIALSASFATMYFLFLTHLEEARNSNFARSIATQVRLVEELLHSSSAASLPSLNGVKLSQSPPQAPPLADAEMARRLPFLKEQLHKELGRKVVSIPLSGAIRGMWINLITPLNQPQWMFIAMRKPDAGPAGPLLPALIVGFAVFLGGGMLLLWQIQRPLKQLGKALESVGESRELTMLPISGAGEIRLLSQRYNRMVDRLQRYEEDRSTMLAGVAHDLRTPITRLRLLIELAQSTRSGEMQHNLDDIERITEQFLIYARGNDDEDIELRNLYLFVEEVAGPYISQGVSIVDDQRDIVIPVRPNSLRRALINLIENALEYGSQPVTVYLSQDHDSIALTVKDSGAGIPQNLISRAMRPFTRLDGARGGKGHCGLGLGIASKIAEAHQGTLVLNNLEGDGFTASIYLPVLPSKTMK